ACGTTATCTAAAGCGATGGAAAACCGGAGAGAAATGTAATTTTAAAATTTCACGTTTATACCTTCCTGTGCATGGAAATAATAACCGTAACAGGAGGGATGAACGTGAAGACCACATGGTTAGGGGCAGTGCAGGACTGGTTTGGCAGAGAAACGCCGCCGGTCCCGCGCCCGCGGGGCGACGACGAACTGCCGCATATCCTGGAACAGGCCAGGCAGGAATGGCTGCAGGCTCAGGCAATGTATAATTATGTATCTGACAACGACTTGATTGATCACGTAGTGTATCAGATGCAAGCCGCGGAAAAAAGATACATATATCTCTTGAAGTTGGCCAGACAGAGGGGAATTACCCGTTCCCCTTTTACGGAAAGATAGTCAGGGCTTGTTGCCCCATGATATTTTAGAAGCATCAAGCCCTGGGGGGGAGCTGTCCTAAAGGGATTTAGGACAGCTTTTTTCTTGTCTTAGTCGATAGCATAGCATAATTGGGACGTGTTGCTTATATATTCATAATGAGCATTTGTGTTGTGAAAAGCCCATGACAGTATCGGAATCATCAGCTACAATAAATCTATGCGCAAAGCGCAAGGGAGGCTGTCTTATGCCGGAAATACCGGGACTCAACGTCGTTCTTGCCTATGCTTTCGGAATCCTGCTGATTTATTTGGTCGGCAGGATGTTGCTGGTGCCGATCAAATTAATTTTCCGTCTGATCTACAACGGTGCCATAGGCGGGATCATGCTATGGATTCTGAATCTGGTGGGTGGGTATGTG
The DNA window shown above is from Acetonema longum DSM 6540 and carries:
- a CDS encoding YaaL family protein, whose protein sequence is MNVKTTWLGAVQDWFGRETPPVPRPRGDDELPHILEQARQEWLQAQAMYNYVSDNDLIDHVVYQMQAAEKRYIYLLKLARQRGITRSPFTER
- a CDS encoding pro-sigmaK processing inhibitor BofA family protein, with amino-acid sequence MPEIPGLNVVLAYAFGILLIYLVGRMLLVPIKLIFRLIYNGAIGGIMLWILNLVGGYVDFHIAINPVTALVAGFLGIPGVILLVLLKIFIMPSILE